A DNA window from Pseudomonas sp. B21-056 contains the following coding sequences:
- a CDS encoding amino acid permease: MTVGNTGELKRGLKNRHIQLIALGGAIGTGLFLGSAGVLKSAGPSMILGYAICGFIAFMIMRQLGEMIVEEPVAGSFSHFAHKYWGGFAGFLSGWNCWILYILVGMSELTAVGKYIHYWAPDIPSWASAAAFFILINAINLANVKVFGEAEFWFAIIKVVAIVGMIALGSYLLVSGHGGPQASLTNLWSHGGFFPNGVSGLVMAMAIIMFSFGGLEMLGFTAAEADKPKTVIPKAINQVIYRILIFYIGALVVLLSLTPWDSLLATLNASGDAYSGSPFVQVFSMLGSNTAAHILNFVVLTAALSVYNSGTYCNSRMLLGMAEQGDAPKALAKIDKRGVPVRSILASAAVTLVAVLLNYLIPQHALELLMSLVVATLVINWAMISYSHFKFRQHMNQTRQVPLFKALWYPYGNYVCLAFVVFILGVMLMIPGIQVSVYAIPVWLVFMWVCYVIKNKRSARHEMAVAAVAK; the protein is encoded by the coding sequence ATGACCGTTGGAAATACAGGCGAGCTGAAACGCGGCCTGAAAAATCGACATATTCAATTGATCGCCCTCGGCGGCGCGATTGGTACCGGGCTGTTCCTGGGTTCGGCGGGGGTGCTGAAATCAGCCGGCCCGTCGATGATCCTGGGCTACGCCATCTGCGGCTTCATTGCCTTCATGATCATGCGCCAGTTGGGCGAAATGATCGTCGAAGAGCCGGTGGCCGGTTCGTTCAGCCACTTTGCCCACAAGTACTGGGGCGGTTTCGCCGGCTTCCTGTCGGGTTGGAACTGCTGGATCCTCTACATCCTGGTGGGCATGTCCGAGCTGACGGCCGTGGGCAAGTACATCCACTACTGGGCACCGGACATCCCGAGCTGGGCCTCGGCGGCGGCGTTTTTCATCCTGATCAACGCCATCAACCTGGCCAACGTCAAGGTCTTCGGTGAAGCCGAATTCTGGTTCGCGATCATCAAGGTCGTGGCGATTGTCGGCATGATTGCCCTGGGCAGCTACCTGCTGGTCAGCGGTCACGGCGGCCCGCAAGCGTCGTTGACCAACCTGTGGTCCCACGGCGGGTTCTTCCCCAATGGCGTGAGCGGCCTGGTGATGGCGATGGCGATCATCATGTTTTCCTTCGGTGGCCTGGAAATGCTCGGTTTCACGGCCGCCGAAGCGGACAAACCGAAAACCGTGATTCCCAAGGCCATCAACCAGGTGATCTACCGGATCCTGATTTTCTACATTGGTGCCCTGGTGGTTCTGTTGTCCCTGACCCCTTGGGACAGTTTGCTGGCCACGCTCAACGCCTCCGGCGATGCCTACAGCGGCAGCCCGTTCGTGCAGGTGTTCTCGATGCTGGGTAGCAACACCGCTGCGCACATCCTCAACTTCGTGGTGCTGACCGCCGCGCTGTCGGTGTACAACAGCGGTACCTACTGCAACAGCCGCATGCTGCTGGGCATGGCCGAGCAGGGTGATGCACCCAAAGCCCTGGCCAAGATCGACAAGCGCGGCGTGCCGGTGCGTTCGATCCTCGCCTCGGCGGCGGTGACGCTGGTGGCGGTGCTGTTGAACTACCTGATCCCGCAACATGCGCTGGAGTTGCTGATGTCGTTGGTGGTCGCGACCCTGGTGATCAACTGGGCGATGATCAGCTACTCGCACTTCAAATTCCGCCAGCACATGAACCAGACTCGCCAGGTGCCGCTGTTCAAGGCGCTGTGGTACCCCTACGGCAACTACGTCTGCCTGGCGTTCGTGGTGTTCATCCTCGGCGTGATGCTGATGATTCCCGGCATTCAGGTTTCGGTGTACGCGATTCCGGTGTGGCTGGTGTTCATGTGGGTGTGCTACGTGATCAAGAACAAGCGCAGTGCCCGGCATGAAATGGCTGTGGCGGCGGTTGCCAAGTAG
- a CDS encoding MFS transporter, protein MSDSQRPLAVTLQVVSIVLFTFIGYLNIGIPLAVLPGFVHGELGFGAVIAGLVISVQYLATLLSRPYAGKIIDNLGSKRAVIFGLAGCGLSGVFMLAAAWTHDLPTLSLISLLIGRLVLGSAESLVGSGSIGWGIGRVGAANTAKVISWNGIASYGALAIGAPLGVWLVKSLGLWSMGVSIILLAVLGVALAWPKTAAPIVVGERLPFMHVLGRVLPHGSGLALGSIGFGTIATFITLYYATRNWDNAVLCLSLFGACFIGARLLFGNLINRLGGFRVAIACLSVETLGLLLLWLAPDAHWALAGAALSGFGFSLVFPALGVEAVNLVPASSRGAAVGAYSLFIDLSLGITGPLAGAIAAGFGFASIFLFAALAALGGLALSLYLYRQAPRYREERDRS, encoded by the coding sequence ATGTCTGATTCCCAGCGCCCCCTGGCGGTCACGCTGCAAGTCGTTTCCATCGTCCTCTTCACCTTCATCGGTTATCTGAATATCGGTATCCCCTTGGCCGTGCTGCCCGGGTTCGTCCACGGCGAGTTGGGTTTTGGCGCGGTGATCGCCGGGCTGGTGATCAGCGTCCAGTACCTGGCCACCCTCCTCAGCCGTCCTTACGCGGGCAAGATTATCGACAACCTGGGCAGCAAGCGCGCCGTCATCTTCGGCCTTGCCGGGTGTGGGTTGAGCGGCGTGTTCATGCTGGCGGCCGCCTGGACCCATGATCTGCCGACCCTGAGCCTGATCAGTCTGCTGATCGGTCGCCTGGTGCTGGGCAGCGCGGAAAGCCTGGTGGGTTCGGGCTCGATCGGCTGGGGCATCGGCCGGGTCGGCGCCGCGAATACCGCCAAGGTGATTTCCTGGAACGGCATCGCCAGTTACGGCGCGCTGGCGATTGGCGCGCCGCTGGGGGTGTGGCTGGTCAAGTCCCTGGGGCTGTGGAGCATGGGCGTCAGTATCATCCTGCTGGCGGTGCTGGGGGTGGCGCTGGCCTGGCCGAAAACCGCCGCGCCCATCGTCGTCGGCGAACGCCTGCCGTTCATGCATGTGCTGGGGCGCGTCCTGCCCCACGGCAGCGGCCTGGCCCTGGGCTCTATTGGTTTCGGCACCATCGCCACGTTCATCACCCTGTACTACGCGACCCGGAACTGGGACAACGCGGTGCTATGCCTGAGCCTGTTCGGTGCCTGCTTCATCGGTGCGCGCCTGCTGTTCGGCAACTTGATCAACCGCCTGGGAGGTTTTCGGGTGGCGATTGCCTGCCTGTCGGTGGAAACCCTCGGCCTGTTGCTGTTGTGGCTGGCACCGGATGCCCATTGGGCGCTGGCGGGCGCGGCGTTGAGCGGCTTTGGGTTTTCCCTGGTGTTTCCGGCACTGGGTGTCGAGGCCGTCAACCTGGTGCCGGCCTCCAGCCGTGGGGCGGCGGTGGGCGCTTACTCGTTGTTCATCGACCTGTCGCTGGGGATCACCGGGCCGTTGGCGGGTGCGATTGCGGCGGGTTTCGGCTTTGCCTCGATCTTCCTGTTCGCGGCATTGGCAGCGCTCGGCGGCCTGGCGTTGAGCCTCTACCTGTACCGGCAGGCGCCGAGGTATCGCGAGGAACGGGATAGAAGCTAG
- the arfB gene encoding alternative ribosome rescue aminoacyl-tRNA hydrolase ArfB, producing the protein MLAISNNVHIPDAEIELTAIRAQGAGGQNVNKVSSAVHLRFDIPASSLPEFYKERLLALRDSRITSDGVLIIKAQQYRTQEQNRADALERLAELILSATKVEKKRRPTKPTLGSKTRRLESKSKRGSIKAGRGKVDF; encoded by the coding sequence ATGCTGGCGATTTCCAACAACGTGCACATTCCCGATGCCGAGATCGAGCTGACGGCCATCCGCGCCCAGGGCGCGGGGGGACAGAACGTCAACAAGGTGTCCAGCGCCGTGCACCTGCGCTTCGACATCCCGGCGTCGTCGTTGCCCGAGTTCTACAAGGAGCGGTTGCTGGCCCTGCGCGACAGCCGCATCACCAGCGACGGCGTGCTGATCATCAAGGCCCAGCAATACCGGACACAGGAACAGAACCGGGCCGATGCACTGGAGCGCCTGGCCGAGTTGATCCTCAGTGCCACCAAGGTCGAGAAGAAGCGCCGCCCGACCAAACCCACCCTGGGTTCGAAAACCCGTCGCCTGGAGTCCAAGAGCAAACGTGGCTCGATCAAGGCTGGGCGCGGAAAAGTGGACTTCTAG